Proteins from a single region of Phyllobacterium sp. T1293:
- a CDS encoding cytochrome c oxidase subunit 3, translating into MSAVLIFLALLASIIIWWMAQQRLTSKPWLEAEKVSSFSHFTRSSIATEKIGLGVFLAVVGALFTLFISAYFIRMGSDDWWAIPIPRVLWVNTAALVVSSITLELAKSLAQQGDDETMKFALLASFVTGVGFLVGQVFAWRELVSAGYLLAGNPANSFFYMITGMHGLHILGGLLVLGRTTVKVLQGKPARQVHLSIELCAMYWHFMLLVWLVLFALFAGWANDFVDICRQLLA; encoded by the coding sequence ATGAGTGCGGTCCTGATCTTTCTTGCATTGCTTGCATCCATCATTATCTGGTGGATGGCACAGCAGCGCCTGACATCAAAACCTTGGCTTGAAGCGGAAAAGGTCAGTAGCTTTTCCCACTTCACCCGGTCATCGATAGCGACCGAAAAGATTGGTCTCGGTGTATTTCTCGCTGTCGTGGGTGCATTATTCACCCTCTTCATCAGCGCCTATTTCATACGCATGGGCTCAGACGATTGGTGGGCTATCCCCATACCAAGGGTGCTCTGGGTCAATACGGCTGCACTCGTGGTAAGCAGCATTACGCTGGAACTGGCAAAGTCACTGGCGCAGCAAGGCGATGACGAGACAATGAAATTCGCACTTCTGGCGAGTTTTGTCACAGGTGTCGGCTTTCTTGTCGGGCAGGTTTTCGCCTGGCGGGAACTTGTATCTGCCGGTTATCTCCTCGCTGGCAATCCCGCCAACAGCTTCTTTTATATGATCACCGGCATGCATGGCTTGCACATTCTCGGCGGACTTCTGGTTCTCGGCCGGACAACCGTCAAAGTATTGCAAGGCAAGCCAGCGCGACAGGTCCATCTCAGTATCGAACTCTGCGCGATGTATTGGCATTTCATGCTGTTGGTCTGGCTGGTTCTTTTTGCCCTGTTCGCGGGTTGGGCGAATGATTTTGTCGATATCTGCCGGCAACTGCTGGCATAG
- a CDS encoding heme-copper oxidase subunit III family protein, producing MSQVTQTEAKAPLPLPEGMRGFASDWASDQRTFKNVSWGKAMMWIFLLSDTFVFGCFLLAYMTARMSTPVAWPNPSEVFALNIGGQEVPLILIAIMTFVLISSSGTMAMAVNYGYRRDRRKTAILMLLTALFGLMFVGMQAFEWTKLITEGVRPWENPWGAAQFGSTFFMITGFHGTHVTIGVIFLVIIARKVWRGDFDTEKRGFFTSRKGHYEIVEITGLYWHFVDLVWVFIFAFFYLW from the coding sequence ATGTCTCAAGTCACACAGACTGAAGCCAAAGCGCCCCTCCCATTGCCAGAAGGCATGCGCGGCTTTGCTTCAGATTGGGCGTCAGACCAGCGGACGTTCAAGAACGTTTCCTGGGGCAAAGCCATGATGTGGATATTTCTGCTCAGCGATACTTTTGTCTTCGGATGTTTTCTGCTTGCCTATATGACGGCGCGCATGTCCACGCCCGTTGCATGGCCTAATCCCAGTGAAGTCTTTGCCCTGAACATCGGCGGGCAGGAAGTCCCCCTCATCCTGATCGCCATCATGACTTTTGTGCTTATCAGCAGCAGCGGAACAATGGCGATGGCAGTCAATTACGGCTATCGGCGTGACCGGCGTAAAACCGCAATCCTCATGCTGCTGACGGCTCTGTTCGGGCTTATGTTCGTCGGCATGCAGGCCTTTGAATGGACAAAGCTCATTACGGAGGGGGTGCGTCCGTGGGAGAATCCATGGGGCGCGGCGCAATTCGGTTCGACCTTTTTCATGATCACAGGATTCCATGGAACCCACGTCACGATTGGCGTCATCTTCCTTGTTATCATTGCCCGCAAGGTCTGGCGCGGAGATTTCGACACTGAAAAACGTGGTTTTTTCACCAGCAGAAAAGGCCATTACGAGATCGTCGAAATCACCGGTCTCTACTGGCATTTCGTCGATCTGGTCTGGGTATTCATCTTTGCTTTTTTCTATCTGTGGTGA
- a CDS encoding cytochrome C oxidase subunit IV family protein: protein MTHPSADTTGPAIHNETHQEHPIKLYLVVWGLLFVLSICSYMVDYIGIHGFLRWSLILLFMILKAGLIVAIFMHMAWERLALLYAVLLPPILVLVFVAMMVSEAHYVLFSRLTFFGTGP, encoded by the coding sequence ATGACACATCCTTCAGCCGACACAACAGGACCAGCAATTCACAACGAGACGCATCAGGAGCACCCGATCAAGCTCTACCTTGTAGTCTGGGGATTACTTTTTGTCCTCAGCATCTGCTCTTACATGGTCGACTATATCGGTATTCACGGCTTTCTCCGGTGGTCGCTGATTCTGCTTTTCATGATCCTGAAAGCCGGACTCATCGTGGCAATTTTCATGCACATGGCATGGGAGCGACTGGCTCTGCTTTATGCCGTGCTGCTCCCGCCCATATTGGTGCTGGTCTTTGTTGCGATGATGGTTTCCGAAGCGCACTACGTGCTCTTCAGCCGATTGACGTTTTTCGGCACTGGCCCCTAG
- a CDS encoding DUF2189 domain-containing protein, which translates to MTQFHVIAGANETNVYPDVRRISVADVFASLREGLADFWDKPSHYVFLCLIYPVAGLVLIRWTSGANLLPLLFPLMSGFALIGPFAALGLYEISRRRELHLDTSWWHALEVKRSPAIPSIIAMGILLLALFVAWILTAQALYVNLFGPEAPESVSTFINQVFGTPEGRQMILLGNAIGFVFAVVVLCTSVIAFPLLLDRDVGALSAIVTSVKAVMVNPLQMALWGIIVAALLLVGFLTLFVGLAIFIPVLGHATWHLYRKVVVSPPSANVEMPTKRRSRK; encoded by the coding sequence ATGACGCAATTCCATGTGATAGCCGGTGCAAACGAAACGAACGTCTATCCTGACGTGCGTCGAATAAGTGTGGCGGACGTCTTTGCTTCACTTCGCGAAGGGCTCGCTGATTTCTGGGACAAACCTTCACATTACGTTTTTCTTTGTCTGATCTACCCGGTTGCAGGATTGGTTCTCATACGGTGGACATCGGGTGCCAATTTACTCCCGCTGCTCTTCCCGCTGATGTCCGGCTTTGCCTTGATCGGGCCTTTTGCCGCTCTTGGCCTTTATGAGATCAGCAGAAGACGCGAGCTGCATCTCGACACATCATGGTGGCATGCTTTGGAAGTGAAGCGCTCTCCAGCGATACCATCGATAATAGCGATGGGTATTCTGCTCCTTGCGCTGTTCGTTGCGTGGATTCTTACGGCACAGGCTCTTTACGTGAATCTTTTTGGTCCCGAGGCGCCGGAGTCGGTCAGCACGTTCATCAATCAGGTTTTCGGTACGCCTGAAGGCAGGCAGATGATCCTTCTTGGCAACGCGATCGGCTTTGTCTTTGCAGTCGTTGTTCTCTGTACGAGCGTCATCGCCTTTCCGCTTTTGCTGGACCGCGATGTTGGTGCGCTCTCGGCGATTGTCACGTCAGTGAAGGCAGTAATGGTTAATCCGCTTCAGATGGCCCTGTGGGGGATAATCGTCGCTGCACTTCTGCTGGTTGGATTCCTGACCCTGTTTGTTGGACTTGCGATCTTCATACCTGTGCTGGGACATGCGACCTGGCATCTCTATCGCAAGGTCGTTGTCTCTCCACCCAGCGCAAATGTTGAGATGCCGACAAAACGACGGTCTCGCAAATAG